One segment of Pyricularia oryzae 70-15 chromosome 3, whole genome shotgun sequence DNA contains the following:
- a CDS encoding cytochrome P450 monooxygenase has protein sequence MMLQQVADALATHWLSGILAIATVYLATSYIIDYRRLRAFPGPPLGSFSYLWLAYNALQGRQGSIFYEVMKRYRVPEHSFVRIGPNDLMTDSPEVVRHMSSARSTYLRSSWYRTSKLDPSGDSLLSIMDTAHHDALKAKAGRGYAGRDNRNLESDIDDQLRRLIGLLERKYLSGGGDASSFRPVDMATTMQYFTLDSITKLAYSSAFGFLDLDTDVYGYIKAIRDAAPPIIVCSEWPLAGRIFFSPPFLKMFGPTPKDKSGVGKLMGTLRQVVASRFGPDAKDQPDMLGSFVRNGLSQHQCEQEVILQIVAGSDTTATALRGTLLQLCSTPMVYLKLQKEIDEAVRSGMVGEGVISQETARKLPYLQAVIYEGLRLNPPFTGALMKEVPPGGDEIDGVFIPAGVRIGVSAKGIQMRQDVYGHDVDVFRPERWTECDEQRRMRMAANTELVFGYGRWMCAGKNVAFMELNKVYFELLRRFDFQVVDTKTPVKEESFNVMFSKDMFMKVTKRVL, from the exons ATGATGTTGCAACAAGTCGCCGACGCGCTGGCCACGCACTGGCTCTCCGGCATCCTCGCCATCGCCACTGTTTATCTGGCCACGAGCTACATAATCGACTACCGTCGCCTCCGCGCATTCCCCGGCCCGCCCCTTGGTTCCTTTTCGTACCTCTGGCTCGCCTATAATGCCTTGCAGGGCCGCCAGGGATCCATCTTCTACGAGGTCATGAAGAGGTACCGCGTGCCGGAGCACTCGTTTGTGCGCATCGGGCCCAACGACCTGATGACGGACTCGCCCGAGGTGGTGCGGCACATGTCGTCGGCGCGCTCCACCTACCTGCGCAGCAGCTGGTACCGCACCTCGAAGCTGGACCCGTCGGGCGACTCGCTGCTCAGCATCATGGACACGGCCCACCACGACGCcctcaaggccaaggccggccggGGCTACGCGGGCCGGGACAACAGGAACCTCGAGAGCGACATTGACGACCAGCTGCGGAGGCTGATCGGCCTGCTCGAGCGCAAGTACCTGAGCGGCGGTGGAGATGCCTCGTCCTTTAGGCCCGTCGACATGGCCACCACAATGCAGTACTTTACTCTCGATTCCATCACCAAGCTGGCGTACAGCTCGGCCTTTGGCTTCTTGGATCTGGACACGGACGTTTACGGGTACATCAAGGCCATAAGGGACGCGGCTCCCCCAATCATCGTCTGTTCCGAGTGGCCGTTGGCGGGAAGGATATTCTTCAGCCCGCCTTTCCTCAAGATGTTTGGTCCGACACCCAAAGACAAGTCGGGAGTTGGAAAGCTcatggg AACTCTAAGACAAGTCGTGGCCTCGCGCTTCGGACCCGACGCCAAAGACCAACCGGATATGCTGGGCTCGTTTGTGCGCAACGGCCTGTCTCAGCACCAGTGCGAGCAGGAGGTCATACTGCAGATCGTGGCCGGGTCAGacacgacggcgacggcgctgCGGGGCACCCTGCTGCAGCTCTGTTCGACGCCCATGGTCTACCTCAAGCTGCAGAAGGAGATCGACGAGGCGGTGCGGTCCGGAATGGTAGGCGAGGGTGTCATCTCTCAGGAAACAGCCAGAAAACTGCCTTATCTCCAG GCCGTCATCTACGAAGGTTTACGCCTCAACCCGCCCTTCACCGGCGCTTTGATGAAGGAAGTGCCCCCGGGAGGCGACGAGATAGACGGCGTCTTCATCCCCGCCGGCGTGCGCATCGGCGTCAGCGCCAAGGGCATCCAGATGCGGCAGGACGTCTACGGCCACGACGTCGACGTGTTCCGACCCGAGAGGTGGACCGAGTGTGACGAGCAGAGGCGGATGCGCATGGCCGCAAACACGGAGCTCGTCTTTGGTTACGGACGGTGGATGTGCGCCGGCAAGAACGTGGCTTTTATGGAGCTCAACAAGGTTTACTTTGAG TTGCTCCGACGTTTCGACTTTCAGGTCGTCGATACCAAGACTCCAGTGAAGGAGGAGAGCTTCAACGTCATGTTTAGTAAGGATATGTTTATGAAGGTTACCAAGCGCGTGCTCTAG
- a CDS encoding homoserine acetyltransferase, whose protein sequence is MSSSGVKTYALGDFKLTSGEVLPGAFIAYETFGEPTSPAIIYPTWYSGRISDNHWLVGPGRALDPARYYIVIPALFGGGQSSSPSNMPHLRGTKPFPDVTFRDNVTAQHRLATEHLGIAHARAVLGWSMGAAQTYQWLTQHPGFMDLGVPFCGSARTSLHNQVFLEGVKSALLAAKGASSAGICAGERSAAGGYRNWTAEEREAGLKALGRVYAGWGFSQAFYREKLYEGLGYKSLEDFMVGFWEAWACSKDPENMLVMLHTWQAGDVSAQEPYGGNFESAMKGIKAKTLVLPGKTDLYFPPEDSEYEVQCMNKGVGKCIAFPSIWGHWAGGPGDNKVDVDWLDERLKVFLGTGEFP, encoded by the exons atgtccaGCTCAGGAGTCAAAACCTACGCCCTCGGCGACTTCAAGCTCACCTCGGGCGAGGTTCTCCCGGGCGCCTTCATCGCCTACGAGACCTTTGGCGAGCCCACCAGCCCGGCAATCATCTACCCGACGTGGTACTCGGGCCGCATCTCGGACAACCACTGGCTCGTGGGGCCGGGCAGGGCCCTCGACCCGGCGCGCTACTACATCGTGATCCCGGCGCTGTTTGGCGGCGGGCAGTCCTCCAGCCCGAGCAACATGCCGCACCTGCGCGGGACCAAGCCCTTCCCCGACGTCACGTTCCGCGACAACGTCACGGCGCAGCACCGCCTGGCCACCGAGCACCTGGGCATCGCGCACGCCCGCGCCGTCTTGGGCTGGAGCATGGGCGCCGCCCAGACGTACCAGTGGCTGACGCAGCACCCCGGCTTCATGGACCTCGGCGTGCCCTTTTGCGGCAGCGCAAGGACCAGCCTGCACAACCAGGTCTTCCTCGAGGGCGTCAAGAGCGCCCTGCTGGCGGCCAAGGGCGCCTCGTCTGCGGGCATCTGCGCCGGCGAGAGGAGCGCCGCGGGCGGCTATCGGAACTGGACGGCCGAGGAGAGGGAGGCGGGTCTCAAGGCGCTCGGGAGGGTCTACGCCGGCTGGGGCTTCAGCCAGGCTTTTTACCGGGAGAAGTTGTACGAGGGGCTGGGGTACAAGAGCTTGGAGGATTTCATGGTCGGGTTCTGGGAGGCGTGGGCGTGCTCAAAAG ATCCGGAGAACATGCTCGTCATGCTCCACACCTGGCAGGCTGGAGACGTCTCCGCCCAAGAGCCCTACGGCGGGAATTTCGAATCGGCCATGAAGGGCATCAAGGCCAAGACCTTGGTGCTCCCTGGGAAGACGGATCTGTACTTTCCGCCCGAGGACAGCGAGTACGAGGTTCAATGCATGAACAAGGGTGTCGGCAAGTGCATTGCTTTCCCATCGATATGGGGCCACTG GGCTGGAGGACCTGGAGACAACAAGGTCGACGTGGATTGGCTTGATGAGAGGCTAAAGGTTTTCTTGGGCACTGGTGAATTCCCATGA